Proteins from one Erysipelothrix larvae genomic window:
- a CDS encoding isochorismatase family protein, whose amino-acid sequence MELNDSLLLVVDYQERLMPVIHDHAQVLNRAIRMVDAFNIFEAPVLVTEQYPKGLGSTVQELSDHFTKDTKIIEKTRFSALCDELMVDDAFLSRNHVVLIGVETHVCVYQTVQDLIKEGYQVSVVYDAVSSRFEMDRACGFEAIKALGARVVTSEMIIYELMGDATHPKFKDILKIVK is encoded by the coding sequence ATGGAACTTAATGATAGCTTATTATTAGTGGTTGATTATCAAGAACGCTTAATGCCTGTGATTCACGATCACGCGCAGGTACTAAACCGTGCCATTCGCATGGTGGATGCTTTTAACATCTTTGAAGCACCGGTTTTAGTAACTGAACAATATCCAAAAGGCTTGGGGTCGACGGTTCAAGAACTCAGCGATCACTTCACAAAAGACACTAAAATTATTGAAAAGACACGCTTTAGTGCATTGTGTGATGAACTGATGGTGGATGATGCATTTTTGAGTCGTAATCATGTTGTTCTCATTGGAGTTGAAACCCACGTTTGTGTGTATCAAACAGTCCAAGACTTGATCAAAGAAGGGTATCAAGTAAGTGTGGTTTATGATGCAGTTTCATCGCGTTTTGAAATGGATCGTGCCTGTGGATTTGAGGCAATTAAAGCGTTGGGAGCTCGCGTTGTGACCAGCGAGATGATCATTTATGAATTGATGGGTGATGCAACACACCCTAAGTTTAAAGACATTTTAAAGATTGTGAAATAA
- a CDS encoding ECF transporter S component: MTKTRRYVYVTFLMTLILFMTFTSYGYFNLTPFIRVTLIQIPVIIGSLWFGWRTGALLGFAFGMSSLIYNTINPVVTSFVFSPFYPVIGTDQGSPLALIIAFVPRILVGIVPWFVYQGLKKIERLPKIPRIAISALMGSLTNTLLVLGLIYVLFGTAYAQARSVAVESLAGILLTTISVNGVVEAICSSVIVTALFTRIKVNHQD; this comes from the coding sequence ATGACAAAAACACGTCGCTATGTATATGTTACGTTTTTAATGACATTGATTTTGTTTATGACGTTTACATCGTATGGTTACTTTAATCTAACCCCGTTTATCCGCGTTACGCTGATTCAAATACCTGTAATCATCGGGTCATTATGGTTTGGATGGCGCACGGGTGCTTTATTGGGATTTGCATTTGGAATGTCCAGTTTGATTTATAATACGATAAATCCTGTGGTGACATCCTTTGTATTCTCCCCGTTTTATCCAGTAATCGGAACTGATCAAGGATCACCCCTTGCCCTTATCATTGCCTTTGTACCCCGTATTCTTGTCGGAATTGTACCGTGGTTTGTGTATCAAGGGCTAAAGAAAATTGAACGCCTCCCTAAAATTCCGCGTATTGCGATATCTGCACTTATGGGATCTTTAACCAATACTTTGTTGGTGTTAGGATTGATTTATGTATTGTTTGGGACTGCATATGCCCAAGCGCGCAGTGTTGCAGTTGAATCCTTAGCAGGCATTCTTCTCACCACAATCTCTGTCAATGGTGTGGTGGAAGCAATCTGTTCATCCGTCATTGTGACGGCACTGTTCACACGCATCAAAGTAAATCATCAAGATTAA
- a CDS encoding YczE/YyaS/YitT family protein: MKKRLNEMGVLLCTLTLAGFAGGLLINVGIGSDTVTVFLDGLSRALNISVGYASLLFNITIVTLGFLLAKKDMGWMSVAFSLGVGFFLDFFIVQLGRFNLDTLNYMVRILLVCVAQLSFALAYAFLIHFKSGMNPIDSIAYKLAATFKCSFKVARTGIDVFLITSGYLMGGVIGVGSLIAVLTTGILVSTVLDLLSQTNKEISKTSMKFSQQSSN, translated from the coding sequence ATGAAAAAACGACTCAATGAAATGGGTGTGCTGCTATGCACCTTAACGTTAGCAGGATTTGCAGGGGGCTTATTAATTAATGTGGGAATTGGTTCAGACACTGTAACTGTGTTTTTGGACGGGCTATCTCGTGCACTGAACATCAGTGTAGGCTATGCATCCTTATTATTTAACATCACCATTGTAACCTTAGGGTTTCTCTTGGCGAAAAAAGATATGGGATGGATGAGTGTTGCTTTTTCATTAGGTGTTGGGTTCTTTCTAGATTTCTTTATTGTTCAACTTGGACGTTTCAACCTGGATACATTAAACTATATGGTTCGAATTCTACTTGTATGCGTAGCACAACTATCATTTGCACTTGCATATGCGTTTTTAATTCATTTTAAATCCGGTATGAATCCCATAGACTCAATTGCATACAAACTTGCAGCTACATTTAAATGTTCTTTTAAAGTGGCGCGCACTGGAATTGATGTGTTTTTGATCACATCAGGTTATCTTATGGGCGGGGTTATTGGAGTTGGATCACTGATTGCGGTGTTGACCACAGGGATTCTCGTATCAACGGTATTAGATCTTTTAAGTCAAACAAATAAAGAGATTTCTAAAACATCCATGAAATTTTCGCAACAATCATCAAATTAA
- a CDS encoding BMP family ABC transporter substrate-binding protein produces the protein MKKLLGKLVVLFAVFALTACGSSGTPSDGEDGKWDNNSLYLITDVGTIDDKSFNQGSFEGMEKFADEIGVKANYIKPADETEQAYLSAISDAVNAGAKVVVTPGYMFETAIYQAQELYPEVNFILVDGEPRSGDGEPASYKDNTVGILFAEEQSGFLAGYAAVKDGLTSLGFMGGYAVPAVVRFGYGYVAGADAAARELGIQITVRYTYLNSFGADPAHQTQAAAWYNDGVEVIFAAAGGAGNSVMAAAGSAGDGKWVIGVDVDQMSESTSVLTSAMKNLQLSVYTQVKSVYEDKFEGGKTHLLTIEEDMVQISDDFSRFTTFTEDDYKEIVEALKADKDGIRTSIPNTESADSADKLELTNTTVTVIE, from the coding sequence ATGAAAAAACTATTAGGTAAATTAGTAGTTCTATTTGCAGTGTTTGCACTTACTGCTTGTGGTTCAAGTGGAACACCTTCTGATGGTGAAGATGGTAAGTGGGATAATAACTCACTTTATTTGATTACTGACGTTGGAACAATTGATGACAAATCATTTAACCAAGGGTCATTTGAAGGTATGGAAAAATTTGCGGATGAAATTGGTGTTAAAGCAAATTATATCAAACCTGCTGATGAAACAGAACAAGCTTACTTATCAGCAATTAGCGATGCTGTAAATGCAGGTGCTAAAGTTGTTGTTACACCAGGATATATGTTTGAAACAGCAATTTATCAAGCACAAGAATTATACCCAGAAGTTAACTTTATCTTAGTTGATGGTGAACCACGTTCAGGCGATGGCGAACCTGCTTCATACAAAGATAATACAGTTGGAATTTTATTTGCTGAAGAACAATCAGGATTCCTAGCTGGATATGCTGCTGTAAAAGATGGACTTACAAGCCTAGGATTCATGGGTGGATACGCAGTGCCTGCGGTTGTTCGTTTTGGTTACGGTTATGTTGCGGGAGCTGATGCTGCTGCACGTGAACTTGGAATCCAAATTACAGTTCGTTACACATACTTAAACTCATTTGGAGCAGATCCTGCTCACCAAACACAAGCTGCTGCTTGGTATAATGATGGTGTTGAAGTAATCTTTGCTGCTGCTGGTGGTGCTGGTAACTCAGTGATGGCTGCTGCTGGTTCTGCAGGTGATGGCAAATGGGTAATTGGTGTTGACGTTGACCAAATGAGCGAATCAACATCTGTATTAACTTCAGCAATGAAAAACCTACAACTTTCTGTATATACTCAAGTTAAATCAGTATATGAAGACAAGTTTGAAGGTGGTAAGACACACTTACTCACAATTGAAGAAGATATGGTTCAAATCTCAGATGACTTCTCACGTTTCACAACATTCACAGAAGATGATTACAAAGAAATCGTTGAGGCTCTTAAAGCTGATAAAGACGGAATCCGCACAAGCATTCCTAATACTGAATCAGCAGATTCTGCAGACAAACTTGAATTGACAAATACAACTGTTACTGTTATTGAATAA
- a CDS encoding ABC transporter ATP-binding protein: MKPVIEMKNITKRFPGIVANDNVTLSLEKGEIHALLGENGAGKSTLMSILFGLYEPDEGTIEVNGQPVNIKDPNDANRYGIGMVHQHFKLVDNFTVLENILLGIEPTEKGIFKPNLARKRVEELSKQYNFNIDPDAKIEDISVGMQQRVEIIKMLYRNNDILIFDEPTAVLTPQEIDELMKIMHQLVSEGKSIIFITHKLNEIKHVADRVTILRKGKYISTVDVENTTVEMMSELMVGRKVNLSLELEPKETGKTVLKVRNLSYNPLNPAAKSLANLNFDLKEGEILGIAGIEGNGQTELIYALTGLIDHTEGTIELNGEDVSKASIRHRNTHGLAHIPEDRQKHGLVLDFSLSENFALQTYFEDAYQKNGMIDFDKREQHAKQLIEQFDVRSGEGAKTKVRSMSGGNQQKAIVAREMERDHNVLIAVQPTRGLDVGAIEYIHRQIVNERDAGKAILMVSLEMNEVLGLSDRILVMYKGEFVGALNPKEITEQDLGLYMAGVKKEAVDYEK; the protein is encoded by the coding sequence ATGAAACCGGTTATAGAAATGAAAAACATTACTAAACGGTTCCCAGGGATAGTTGCCAATGATAATGTTACGTTATCATTGGAAAAAGGCGAAATTCATGCATTATTAGGTGAAAATGGTGCGGGTAAGTCAACCTTAATGTCTATTCTATTTGGTTTGTACGAACCCGATGAAGGAACAATTGAAGTAAATGGACAGCCAGTCAACATAAAAGATCCAAACGATGCGAATCGCTATGGGATTGGGATGGTGCATCAACACTTTAAACTTGTTGATAATTTTACCGTACTTGAAAATATTTTACTGGGGATTGAACCAACAGAAAAAGGAATTTTTAAACCAAATCTTGCACGAAAGCGTGTTGAGGAATTGTCAAAACAGTACAACTTCAACATCGATCCTGACGCGAAAATTGAAGATATTTCCGTAGGGATGCAACAGCGTGTTGAAATCATCAAGATGTTGTATCGCAACAATGACATCTTAATTTTTGATGAGCCAACTGCGGTCTTAACACCACAAGAGATTGATGAATTGATGAAGATCATGCATCAACTTGTATCTGAAGGAAAATCAATTATCTTCATTACCCATAAATTGAATGAAATTAAACATGTGGCAGATCGTGTCACAATTTTAAGAAAAGGGAAATATATCTCTACGGTTGATGTTGAAAATACAACGGTGGAAATGATGTCTGAATTAATGGTTGGCCGTAAGGTTAACCTGAGTTTAGAACTTGAACCCAAAGAAACCGGGAAGACGGTCCTTAAGGTTCGCAATCTTTCCTATAATCCACTCAATCCAGCTGCGAAGTCTTTAGCAAATTTAAACTTTGATTTAAAAGAAGGTGAGATTTTAGGAATTGCGGGAATTGAAGGGAATGGTCAAACCGAGTTAATCTATGCCTTAACGGGACTCATTGATCACACTGAAGGAACGATTGAATTGAATGGGGAAGATGTATCAAAGGCATCCATTCGTCACCGAAACACGCATGGTTTGGCACATATTCCTGAAGACCGTCAAAAGCATGGTCTTGTACTTGACTTCTCATTATCTGAAAACTTTGCACTTCAAACCTATTTCGAAGATGCATATCAAAAAAACGGCATGATTGACTTTGATAAGCGTGAACAACACGCGAAACAACTCATTGAACAATTTGATGTTAGAAGTGGGGAAGGTGCAAAAACAAAAGTACGGAGCATGTCAGGGGGGAACCAACAAAAAGCAATCGTTGCCCGTGAAATGGAACGGGATCACAATGTATTGATTGCAGTCCAACCAACACGGGGTCTTGATGTGGGAGCGATTGAGTACATTCACCGTCAAATCGTGAATGAACGCGACGCAGGGAAAGCCATCTTAATGGTTTCCTTAGAAATGAATGAGGTTTTAGGATTATCCGATCGCATCCTTGTTATGTATAAGGGAGAATTTGTAGGTGCATTGAATCCAAAAGAAATTACAGAACAAGACTTAGGTCTTTATATGGCAGGTGTGAAGAAAGAGGCGGTTGATTATGAAAAATAA